A genomic region of Trichothermofontia sichuanensis B231 contains the following coding sequences:
- a CDS encoding rhodanese-like domain-containing protein yields MTVPNADVPITQISVEELATQLATAAPGTLQLIDVREPHEWAIVHLDGFELLPLSQFETWSGQISQRFDPNQETIVLCHHGMRSQHMCAWLVSQGFQQVKNVVGGIDAYAIRIDPSLRQY; encoded by the coding sequence ATGACAGTTCCCAATGCCGATGTCCCCATCACCCAAATCAGCGTGGAAGAACTCGCTACACAGCTAGCCACGGCTGCCCCGGGGACACTACAGCTAATCGATGTGCGTGAACCCCACGAGTGGGCGATCGTTCACCTGGATGGCTTTGAACTATTGCCCCTGAGTCAATTTGAAACGTGGTCGGGTCAAATTAGCCAACGGTTTGATCCTAATCAGGAAACCATCGTCCTCTGTCATCACGGGATGCGATCGCAACACATGTGCGCATGGCTCGTCTCCCAGGGGTTTCAGCAGGTAAAAAATGTGGTGGGAGGCATCGATGCTTATGCTATTCGGATTGACCCTTCCTTACGCCAATATTAA
- the ylqF gene encoding ribosome biogenesis GTPase YlqF, which yields MTSPPIQWYPGHIAKAEKALLDQLKRVDLILEVRDFRIPLATAHPKLPQWIGNKAHLLILNRMDMVPAAVQTQWLQWFEQQNISAYPTDAKQGKGIPAILQAVQTVSVGINQRRQQRGMLPRPVRAVVIGFPNVGKSALINRLLKRRVVESARRPGVTRQLRWVRVSDQIELLDAPGILPAALRDQDAALNLAICDDIGEAAYDYQRVAAALVERLKRLQITAPALLPQSPLGSRYGLEPETLTGEDYVAQLAHDRHHGDRERTAKELLNDFRKGVLGRIPLELPDACQKGL from the coding sequence ATGACCTCCCCACCTATTCAATGGTATCCCGGCCACATTGCCAAGGCCGAAAAAGCCCTGCTCGACCAACTGAAACGGGTGGATCTGATCCTGGAAGTGCGCGATTTCCGGATTCCCCTAGCTACTGCCCACCCTAAACTCCCCCAGTGGATTGGGAACAAAGCCCATTTGCTGATCTTGAATCGGATGGATATGGTGCCAGCAGCCGTGCAAACCCAATGGCTGCAATGGTTCGAGCAGCAGAATATCTCTGCTTATCCGACTGATGCCAAACAGGGGAAGGGGATCCCTGCGATCCTGCAAGCGGTCCAAACCGTCAGTGTCGGGATTAATCAGCGACGCCAGCAGCGGGGAATGCTCCCCCGACCGGTCCGAGCGGTTGTGATTGGATTTCCGAATGTGGGGAAGTCAGCCTTGATCAATCGTTTACTCAAACGGCGCGTGGTGGAGAGTGCACGGCGGCCTGGGGTAACCCGCCAGTTGCGCTGGGTACGGGTATCGGATCAGATCGAATTACTCGATGCCCCTGGGATTTTGCCAGCGGCCCTCCGCGATCAGGATGCGGCCTTAAATTTGGCGATTTGCGACGATATTGGGGAAGCCGCCTACGACTATCAGCGGGTAGCAGCGGCTCTGGTGGAGCGGCTCAAACGGTTGCAAATCACTGCCCCAGCCCTGTTGCCCCAGTCTCCCTTGGGCAGCCGCTATGGCTTGGAGCCGGAGACATTGACCGGCGAGGACTATGTCGCTCAACTGGCTCACGATCGCCATCACGGGGATAGGGAACGCACGGCCAAGGAGCTACTGAATGACTTTCGCAAAGGCGTGCTGGGGCGGATCCCGCTGGAACTTCCGGATGCATGCCAGAAAGGGCTATAG
- a CDS encoding zinc metallopeptidase, which produces MIFHPSMVILIPGIILMYWAQSRVQGTYQKYSDMRSSLGLTGAQVAETILQRMGVSGVRVEPVAGVLTDHYDPAAKAVRLSQGIYGSSSLAAAAVAAHECGHVLQDVKGYSPMNWRAAIVPAANFGSQLGPLLVLGGILLNATGLINVGIVLFAAVIAFHLVTLPVEFDASRRALKLVDELGILQGDEREGARQVLNAAAWTYVATALYAILQLIQLLMIRRD; this is translated from the coding sequence ATGATTTTCCACCCATCAATGGTGATTTTGATTCCGGGGATTATCCTCATGTACTGGGCACAAAGCCGGGTACAAGGCACTTACCAAAAATACTCAGACATGCGTTCCTCCTTGGGGCTAACGGGTGCCCAAGTTGCCGAAACCATTTTGCAACGGATGGGTGTCTCTGGGGTACGGGTTGAGCCTGTCGCGGGTGTCTTGACCGATCACTACGATCCCGCCGCCAAGGCGGTGCGTCTCTCCCAGGGGATCTATGGGTCCAGTTCCCTGGCTGCTGCTGCCGTGGCTGCCCATGAGTGTGGACACGTCTTGCAAGATGTCAAGGGCTATTCACCGATGAACTGGCGGGCAGCCATTGTCCCCGCCGCCAACTTCGGTTCCCAGTTGGGTCCCCTCCTGGTGCTGGGAGGGATACTGTTGAATGCCACGGGTCTGATCAACGTGGGCATCGTCCTCTTTGCCGCTGTGATCGCCTTCCACCTGGTGACCCTACCCGTTGAGTTTGACGCGTCCCGCCGTGCCCTGAAGTTGGTGGATGAATTAGGGATTCTGCAAGGAGATGAGCGGGAGGGTGCCCGTCAAGTTCTCAATGCTGCCGCCTGGACTTACGTAGCCACCGCCTTATATGCGATTCTGCAACTGATTCAATTGTTGATGATTCGCCGCGACTAG